One Janthinobacterium sp. TB1-E2 genomic region harbors:
- a CDS encoding ATPase domain-containing protein, with translation MTAQAHGLAQHDGAGGLDALLSTGVPGLDAILTGGLLPERLYLVEGVPGTGKTTLALQFLAEGVRSGVPVLYIALAESEIELRAAALSHGWDLAGIAIEEVAPSDDMLDPERQYTIFHPSEIELASTNQRILAAIEKHRPARLVLDSLSELQLLAENPLRYRRQVVALKQYMASRHCTTMLIDDRSALDDGLQVRSVAHCVISLELQNQDYGTDRRRVRVVKYRGVPFRSGTHDYKIAHEGLVVFPRLVAADTRRDGGHRRLSSGVPELDAMIGGGLEEGMSTLISGPAGSGKSTLAAQFVHAATERGEPCAMFLFEEARSKLLTRADSVGMRLQAALDTGLLSAQQIDPAELTPGEFAQAVVDAAQRGARVIVIDSLNGYMHAVPDERFQSTYLHELLNYLSQHGVATLLVGVQQNMLGTSMTTAADASYLADSVIMLRYYETEGEVRQAISVFKKRGSAHERSIRRFDISPQGVRIGPALAGFHGILSGLPTIGGTPFP, from the coding sequence ATGACGGCACAAGCTCATGGATTGGCGCAACACGATGGCGCGGGCGGCCTGGACGCGCTGCTGTCGACGGGCGTGCCCGGCCTCGACGCCATTCTCACGGGCGGCCTGCTGCCCGAGCGCCTGTATTTGGTCGAAGGCGTGCCCGGCACAGGCAAGACCACCTTGGCGCTGCAGTTTCTGGCCGAAGGGGTGCGCAGCGGCGTGCCCGTGCTGTATATCGCGCTGGCCGAATCCGAGATCGAGCTGCGCGCCGCCGCCCTGTCGCACGGCTGGGACCTGGCCGGCATCGCCATCGAAGAAGTGGCGCCCAGCGACGACATGCTCGACCCCGAGCGCCAGTACACCATCTTCCACCCGTCGGAAATCGAACTGGCCTCGACCAACCAGCGCATCCTGGCCGCCATCGAAAAGCACCGCCCGGCCCGCCTCGTGCTCGATTCGCTGTCCGAACTGCAACTGCTGGCGGAAAACCCGCTGCGCTACCGGCGCCAGGTCGTGGCCCTGAAACAATACATGGCCAGCCGGCACTGCACCACCATGCTGATCGATGACCGTTCCGCGCTCGACGACGGCTTGCAAGTGCGTAGCGTGGCCCACTGCGTGATCTCGCTGGAACTGCAAAACCAGGACTACGGCACTGACCGGCGCCGTGTGCGCGTGGTGAAATACCGGGGCGTGCCGTTTCGCAGCGGCACGCACGACTACAAGATCGCCCATGAGGGCCTGGTCGTCTTTCCGCGCCTGGTGGCGGCCGACACGCGCCGCGATGGCGGCCATCGGCGCCTGTCGAGCGGCGTGCCCGAGCTCGACGCCATGATAGGCGGCGGCCTGGAAGAAGGCATGAGCACGCTCATTTCCGGCCCCGCCGGCAGCGGCAAGTCCACCCTGGCGGCGCAATTCGTTCACGCGGCCACGGAGCGAGGCGAACCGTGCGCCATGTTCCTGTTCGAGGAAGCGCGCAGCAAGCTGCTGACCCGGGCCGACAGCGTGGGTATGCGCCTGCAGGCCGCGCTCGACACGGGTTTGCTCAGTGCCCAGCAGATCGACCCGGCCGAACTGACTCCGGGCGAATTCGCCCAGGCCGTGGTCGACGCGGCGCAGCGGGGCGCCAGGGTGATCGTCATCGATAGCCTGAACGGCTACATGCATGCCGTGCCCGATGAACGTTTCCAGAGCACCTACCTGCACGAACTGCTCAATTACCTGAGCCAGCACGGCGTGGCCACCCTGCTCGTCGGCGTGCAGCAAAACATGCTGGGCACCTCGATGACGACGGCGGCCGACGCCAGCTACCTGGCCGACAGCGTCATCATGCTGCGCTACTACGAAACGGAAGGCGAAGTGCGGCAAGCCATTTCCGTCTTCAAGAAACGGGGCAGCGCGCACGAGCGCAGCATCCGCCGCTTCGACATCAGCCCGCAGGGCGTGCGCATCGGCCCGGCCCTGGCCGGTTTTCACGGCATCCTGTCGGGCTTGCCCACCATCGGCGGCACGCCATTTCCCTAG